Genomic window (Enterobacteriaceae bacterium 4M9):
TATTTGTTAAAACAAATCTTTAATAAAATCACTTATACATATATCGAGGAAGCAGGATATTACTATTTGACATTTGAGTTAAACCCGGAAGAGGTCGAGTATGGTGTATATTCACGCTATAACCTTGGGTTTGCGATCGATGATTCCCCAAGTTATTTGTGGCCGAGTCCTAAACGCAATCTCAATAACAACGGCAAAAAACTGCTCCCCAACTATGCATACCCATCACTGCCTGAGACCGTCGGTGAATTTGTGCAGCGGATGAAAACCACGGGAAATCCGCAAACAAATTCAATCCAGTTCCAGGTACCGGGAGCGAATGAGCCAGTGCTGTCACTGGAGATTCTTATCTACAATCCTGACTACCCTAACTGGATGCAGGAAGATTTTATGTCGATGACGCTCAGCCTTGATGAAAATGGATGGCAGGCATAAAGAAAGAACACCATCAGCATAATTAAATGAGAAATACTATCATGCTGAATTCATTGCCGTAATGAATATCAACGCCCTTACGTGATAACGATAAGGGCGTATTACTCCACGCATGCTTTTTACTGTAAAATGGGTAAACACATCAGCGTTGCCTGTGTTATCCCATAGCATCTGCCATCCGGGTTTTAAGCATATTCAGGCGGCCCGTTACATGGCTTACTTTGTCAGGCTTACTTCAGTATTTTTCACGGGTATGAAAATGTGCATTGCGAAAACTCCAGTTTGCTTTTGTGGACCCAGGTTACCTGACATAAGATTCTACTTAAAAATTTAAGCGCGCCATTATGCATAAAAGTAGACTTTTATGTAGTCGCAGTCATCCTTAGCGTTATTTATTTCTTTTAAATGCCGCCAGACACAGATTTTCTCTAACCCCCTTATATAGGGCGCCTCTTTCTTTTGTGAAGTATTTGTGATTAATTGGAAACATAGTTAAACCTTAAACTGCTGTGCATAGATTGTATTTTGGCTAGCATTACGCCGGGCCGCTTAATCAGGGATCTCAAGGATGAAGATTTATCGTACCGCCATATTTCTGGTGGCAGGCCTCGCCACCTATGCTGCAGCGGCTGCACCGCTGTCACCCGCCGACCGCGATACCATTCGCCAGCAACAGCAGCAACTACTGGACCAGAGCCAGCAACAACGCGACGAGCTTGAGCGCGCCACACCACTGGTGCGCCCGCCACAGCCCGCACCTGAAGTCTCCACCCTCGGCCCCTGTTTCACCATCCACACTATTACGCTGGATAACGCTACGCTGATTTCCGCACGCGCGCAGGAACGGTTATTGTCTGAGTGGCGCGGTCAGTGCCTGGATATGGCACACATCACCCAGCTCACGAATACCGTGTCTGACTGGTACATCAGCCGGGGCTACATCACCAGCCGCGCATTTCTCACTGAACAGGATTTGTCGTCCGGCACGCTGCACATCGCCGTGCTGGAAGGCCGTTTGCAGGCAGTGCGCCTGGACGGTGAGTCCGCACGTCAGCTTAAAATGGCCTTCCCCGGCCTCGAAGGGCGCATCCTTAACCTGCGCGATATCGAGCAGGGCATGGAGCAGATTAACCGCCTGCGAAGCACACCGGTGCAGATTGAAATCCTGCCGGGCGATAAAGCCGGTTACTCCATCGTTAACCTCACCGCCACGCCGGAATTCCCACTCACCGGCTCAGTGAGCTTTGACAACAGCGGCCAGAAAAGTACCGGCACCGGCCAGTTCAGCGGTGCGCTCACCGGCAACAACCTGCTGGGGCTTGCCGACAAATGGTTTGTGAGCGGCGGGCGCAGCAGCGATTTTTCCACCTCACATGATGCGCAGAACGTTGCCGCAGGCGTCAGCGTGCCGTACGGGTACGGTCTGCTGGACTACAGCTACAGCTGGAGCAACTACCAGAGCACCATTGATAACAACGGCTGGCCATGGGAATCCACCGGCGACACCGAAGCGCACCGCCTGAATGGCTCATGGGTACTGTTCCGTAACAGCGATATCAAAACCAGTGTCTCGCTGGGCCTGAATCACCGCATCAGCCGCAACTATCTCGACGGCGTGAAGCTTGAAAGCAGCAGCCGCAAGCTCACCAGCCTGCAACTCGGTGTGAACCACACCCAGAAAATTGCCGGTGGCGTGGCGACGTTTAACCCGGCGTACACCCAGGGCGTGCCGTGGTTCGGTGCGGAGAATGACAACCATAAGGTGGGCGATGTCCCGAAGGCAGAGTTCCGTAAGTGGAGCCTCAGCGCCAGCTTCCAGCGCCCGGTGGTGGGCGACCTGTGGTGGCTCAGCAGCGTCTACGGCCAGTGGTCACCGGACCGGCTCTACGGCAGCGAGCGCCTCACTTTAGGCGGTGAAAGTTCGGTGCGCGGCTTTAAGGAGCAGTACCTCTCCGGGGATAACGGCGGCTACTGGCGCAACGAGCTGAGCTACCCGCTGTTCACGTTACCGGTTGTCGGCCAGGTGAGCGGGTTTGTGGCGCTCGACGGCGGCTGGCTCAAGCAGGACGACCAGGACCAGTATGCCAGCGGTACGCTGTGGGGCAGCGCCATTGGCTTAACCAGCGCCAACCGCTGGTACTCCAGCCAGTTTACCGTGGGTGTGCCGGTGGCTTACCCGCACTGGCTGAAGCCGGACCACGTCAGTATTTATTATCGCGTTGCGTTTGCGTTTTAAGGGATGAGGCAGGTTATGGACAATAATAATTCCGCGAATACCGTTCGTTTCTCTCAGCGCCTGCTGAGCTACCTCATCAGCGCCCTGCTGGCAGGCCAGCCGCTGGCCCCGGCGCTGGCCGCCGCGATTACGCCCACCGGCAGCACGAAGATGGACCAGGCCGCTAACGGCGTGCCGGTGGTCAATATCGCCACGCCAAACGGCGCGGGCGTGTCCCATAACCAGTTCAAAGACTACAACGTGGGCAAAGAGGGCCTCATCCTCAACAACGCCACCGGCAAACTCAACCAGACCCAGCTTGGCGGCCTGATTCAGAGCAACCCGAACCTGAAGGCAGGCCAGGAAGCCAGAGGCATCATCAACGAAGTGACCGGCGCGAACCGCTCGCAGCTGCAGGGTTACACCGAAGTGGCGGGCAAGGCTGCGAATGTGATGGTGGCCAACCCCTATGGCATCACCTGTAACGGCTGTGGCTTTATCAACACCCCGAACGCCACACTCACCACCGGTAAACCGCAGTTTGACGCCGCCGGTAACCTGCTGGCGCTGGATGTGTCGAAAGGCTCAATTATTGTTGAAGGCCAGGGGCTGGATGCCAGCGCCAGTGATGCGCTGTCTATCATCGCCCGCGCTACTGAGGTGAACGCGGCGATTCACGCAAAAGACCTGAGCGTGACCGTGGGTGCCAACCGCGTGAATGCTGACGGCAGCACGCAGGCGATAGCGGGCGAAGGTGCTGCCCCTGCGGTGGCGGTGGACACCGGCGCGCTCGGCGGTATGTACGCCAACCGTATCCGGCTGGTCTCCAGCGAAAAAGGTGTGGGGATTAACCTTGGCAACCTGAATGCGCGCCAGGGTGATATCCGACTTGATGCCAGCGGTAAAATCACGCTCAACAACAGTCTGGCCAGCGGTAATACCACTGTTAACGCGCAGAGCGTGGCGCTGAATGGCGACCATAAGGCGGGTGGGAACCTCGCCGTTACCAGCAGCACCGATATCACTCAGGGCAAGGGCACGCTCAACAGCGATAAAAACGTAACGCTGAACGCAGGCGGCGCGCTGACGCTCAGCAACAGCCTGGCGGCGGGCAACAGCACGCTGAAGGGCCAGAGCGTGGCGCTTTCCGGTACTCACCGTGCAGGCAACACGCTCAACGTGAGCGGCCAGGATATCGCGCTGAATAGCGCTGCACTTACCGCTGACAGCAACCTGCAACTCACCGCTGACGATAAGCTGGCACAGAGCGGCGGCAAACTCACCGCCGGACAGGATATTGCTCTTAATGCAAAAACACTGACGCAGAATGCAGCCGCACAGGCCGACGCGGCACGCAACATTGCGCTTACCGCCCGCGACAGTGCCACGCTGGCGGGCAAAACGACCGCGGCACAACAGCTGGCGCTTTCCGCAGACACGCTCAGTAACAGCGGACAACTGGCGGCAGGCGGCGCGGCGACGGTGAAGTCTACCAGCCTGACCAACAGCGGTACGCTCCAGGGCGGTGCCGTTGCCGTTAACAGCACATCCGTTACCAACACCGGCAGCCTGGCAAGCGGCGGCACGCTGGATATTACTGCACAGAACCTCACCCAGCAGGGGAGCGTGGGCGCGAAAGGCAAAACCACGCTCAGCGCCACGCAGAAATTCACCCACAGTGGCAGCACGGTAAGCGATGATGCGCT
Coding sequences:
- a CDS encoding ShlB/FhaC/HecB family hemolysin secretion/activation protein — encoded protein: MKIYRTAIFLVAGLATYAAAAAPLSPADRDTIRQQQQQLLDQSQQQRDELERATPLVRPPQPAPEVSTLGPCFTIHTITLDNATLISARAQERLLSEWRGQCLDMAHITQLTNTVSDWYISRGYITSRAFLTEQDLSSGTLHIAVLEGRLQAVRLDGESARQLKMAFPGLEGRILNLRDIEQGMEQINRLRSTPVQIEILPGDKAGYSIVNLTATPEFPLTGSVSFDNSGQKSTGTGQFSGALTGNNLLGLADKWFVSGGRSSDFSTSHDAQNVAAGVSVPYGYGLLDYSYSWSNYQSTIDNNGWPWESTGDTEAHRLNGSWVLFRNSDIKTSVSLGLNHRISRNYLDGVKLESSSRKLTSLQLGVNHTQKIAGGVATFNPAYTQGVPWFGAENDNHKVGDVPKAEFRKWSLSASFQRPVVGDLWWLSSVYGQWSPDRLYGSERLTLGGESSVRGFKEQYLSGDNGGYWRNELSYPLFTLPVVGQVSGFVALDGGWLKQDDQDQYASGTLWGSAIGLTSANRWYSSQFTVGVPVAYPHWLKPDHVSIYYRVAFAF